Proteins from a genomic interval of Caldanaerovirga acetigignens:
- the rpmC gene encoding 50S ribosomal protein L29: MKAKQIRELSDQELVQKLKDLKSELFNLRFQSATGQLDNPRRIREVRKTIARIKTILTEREKARA; encoded by the coding sequence ATGAAGGCTAAGCAGATAAGGGAGTTATCGGATCAGGAGCTGGTCCAGAAACTAAAGGATTTAAAAAGCGAACTTTTTAATTTAAGATTTCAGTCGGCCACAGGCCAATTGGATAACCCGAGGAGGATACGGGAAGTCCGAAAGACGATAGCCCGAATCAAAACAATTTTGACCGAGAGGGAAAAAGCGAGAGCATAA